One Aneurinibacillus migulanus genomic region harbors:
- a CDS encoding STAS domain-containing protein — translation MRIPILKLGNYLLVSIQIELDDKTAVQFQQDLLNMIHKTGSTGVVIDLTSVQMIDSYIARVLGDVVKMSELLGCEVIFTGIQPAVSITLIDLGIGFRNIKTAMNLEQGLEKLKQSLEG, via the coding sequence ATGAGAATTCCAATATTAAAGCTCGGAAACTATTTGCTCGTTTCCATTCAAATTGAGCTTGATGATAAAACAGCCGTCCAATTTCAACAGGACCTGTTGAATATGATTCACAAAACAGGTTCGACAGGAGTTGTTATTGACCTGACCTCCGTCCAGATGATTGATAGCTACATCGCTCGTGTGCTGGGTGATGTTGTAAAAATGTCCGAATTGCTTGGTTGCGAGGTTATCTTTACAGGCATCCAGCCCGCAGTAAGCATTACGCTTATCGATTTGGGTATTGGTTTTAGAAACATCAAAACCGCTATGAATCTGGAGCAGGGCTTGGAAAAATTGAAGCAATCATTGGAGGGATAA
- a CDS encoding DUF948 domain-containing protein, with amino-acid sequence MQTAITIGVIVLAIAIIVIAVMLVQFFRNLNALIKQTDETIQHLQMNADQIIARVDVSLEDLNTISKDLTGKMDKLDSTFSAVDSIGEGVSSLSNHVRDKVSHPPEWADRALELLTAGFTVYKGFDRMRQMDERRTEVKQRVQA; translated from the coding sequence ATGCAAACAGCTATCACTATCGGTGTAATTGTTCTGGCTATCGCAATCATTGTTATCGCGGTGATGCTTGTACAGTTTTTTCGTAATCTTAACGCTTTAATTAAACAAACAGACGAGACGATTCAGCATTTACAGATGAACGCGGATCAAATCATTGCACGGGTCGATGTCTCATTGGAAGACTTGAATACTATCTCCAAGGACTTAACCGGAAAAATGGACAAACTGGACAGCACCTTCAGCGCAGTTGATTCGATTGGTGAAGGTGTAAGCTCCCTATCGAACCATGTACGAGATAAAGTATCACATCCTCCTGAATGGGCGGACAGAGCGCTGGAGTTGTTAACTGCCGGATTTACCGTGTACAAAGGTTTTGACCGTATGCGTCAAATGGATGAGCGGCGGACTGAGGTGAAGCAGCGTGTCCAAGCTTAA
- a CDS encoding sigma-70 family RNA polymerase sigma factor has product MSQTSTRKSLNRDITEYIRTYQETGSEEILEQILENYQTTVKKLASKMARDFHLVDDLYQVGMLALLGAIDKFDNEVSHNFDAYAVSTIVGKMKHYLRDKTWSIRVPRTIKEMGYRLQKTIDELTVELQRSPRIDEIADKLGVTEEKVLEIMENKGNIHALSLDTPMKADNQEQDSHTLMDMIPDQDPGFLDVDRKIDLSGLLEDLDEQQRQVIHYVYYEEWSQRQIGEKLGISQMQVSRILRKTLQQMRDAYIKNSE; this is encoded by the coding sequence GTGAGCCAAACGTCCACCAGGAAATCACTCAACCGTGACATTACAGAATATATTCGTACCTATCAGGAGACCGGCTCAGAAGAAATATTGGAGCAGATTCTAGAAAACTATCAGACGACGGTAAAAAAGCTCGCTTCCAAGATGGCTCGTGATTTTCATTTGGTGGATGACTTGTATCAAGTAGGCATGCTTGCTTTATTAGGTGCCATTGATAAGTTTGACAATGAGGTCAGCCATAACTTTGACGCGTACGCTGTATCGACCATCGTCGGCAAAATGAAGCACTACCTCCGGGATAAAACGTGGAGTATCCGCGTGCCGCGAACCATTAAAGAGATGGGATACCGACTACAGAAAACTATTGATGAATTAACAGTGGAACTGCAGCGTTCACCACGAATTGATGAAATTGCGGACAAGCTCGGGGTAACCGAAGAGAAAGTGCTTGAAATTATGGAGAATAAAGGCAACATTCATGCTCTTTCCCTCGATACGCCGATGAAGGCCGACAATCAAGAACAAGATTCTCATACATTAATGGATATGATTCCGGACCAAGACCCGGGCTTTTTGGATGTAGATCGGAAAATCGATTTGTCCGGCCTGCTCGAAGATTTAGATGAGCAGCAGCGCCAAGTCATTCATTATGTGTATTACGAAGAGTGGTCACAGCGTCAAATCGGCGAGAAATTAGGCATTTCTCAAATGCAAGTATCCCGCATTCTGCGTAAAACTTTGCAGCAAATGAGAGATGCCTATATAAAGAATTCAGAATAA
- a CDS encoding STAS domain-containing protein yields MFRKTSQQFIRDHKDEIEELWKDRRAAASSSYDHAIETFITHMIYDGFLSYFADFFSEKEEVREGAVDGIEQACYRHVPQCTEADVPVSAVVQPFYLIRDILLETEEMQQHPTFILPLMKEVDQFFFRLIGVIHDIYASSWKNKLLAQRSAMMELSAPLIPLFESITVMPIVGAIDTERAQLITQNLLYGAIKYESKVVLIDITGVAEVNTMVAQHIIKAAEAIHLIGAECIVVGIRPEIAQTMISLGIDMDMLTTLSSMSQGLRVALEKTGKEIREIN; encoded by the coding sequence ATGTTCAGGAAAACTTCTCAACAGTTTATTCGTGACCATAAGGATGAAATCGAAGAACTGTGGAAAGACCGACGCGCCGCTGCTTCCTCTTCCTATGATCATGCAATTGAAACATTTATTACCCATATGATATACGATGGATTTCTTAGCTATTTTGCCGATTTTTTCTCGGAAAAAGAAGAAGTTCGCGAAGGAGCTGTAGATGGTATTGAGCAAGCATGCTATCGTCATGTTCCTCAGTGCACGGAAGCAGATGTACCCGTTTCTGCAGTCGTTCAACCTTTTTATCTCATTCGTGATATTCTGTTGGAAACCGAAGAAATGCAACAGCATCCTACTTTCATCCTTCCCTTGATGAAAGAAGTAGACCAATTTTTCTTTCGTCTCATTGGTGTGATCCACGATATTTATGCCTCTTCCTGGAAGAACAAGCTATTGGCGCAACGTTCTGCAATGATGGAATTATCCGCGCCACTCATTCCTTTGTTCGAGAGCATCACGGTCATGCCAATTGTAGGCGCTATTGATACTGAACGTGCACAACTGATTACACAAAACCTCCTGTACGGAGCCATTAAATACGAGAGCAAGGTCGTACTCATCGACATTACAGGAGTTGCGGAAGTGAATACCATGGTGGCCCAGCATATTATCAAAGCGGCAGAAGCTATTCATCTTATCGGAGCCGAGTGCATTGTAGTCGGCATCAGACCAGAGATTGCCCAGACAATGATCAGCTTAGGCATCGATATGGATATGCTGACGACGTTAAGCTCCATGAGTCAAGGTCTTCGCGTAGCTCTTGAAAAAACAGGAAAAGAAATCAGGGAAATTAACTGA
- a CDS encoding anti-sigma regulatory factor → MDNNPSIHVYNEWDIVVARQSGRDLAKSLGFGEVDQARITTAISELARNIYLYAKQGEIEVSPVYEGDKVGIKIISRDNGPGIKDVMKALEDGYSTSGGLGAGLPGVKRLMDEFSIESSEGKGTLITAVKWKLF, encoded by the coding sequence GTGGACAACAACCCTAGCATTCATGTCTATAACGAGTGGGATATTGTTGTTGCCCGACAAAGCGGGCGGGATCTCGCTAAATCCCTCGGATTTGGAGAAGTGGATCAGGCACGTATCACTACCGCTATCTCCGAGTTGGCTCGTAACATCTATTTATATGCCAAACAAGGGGAAATCGAAGTTTCACCCGTTTATGAAGGCGATAAAGTAGGTATTAAGATTATATCCCGTGATAATGGACCGGGAATTAAAGATGTAATGAAAGCGCTCGAGGACGGCTATTCTACTTCCGGCGGTTTAGGAGCTGGATTGCCCGGAGTCAAGCGTTTGATGGATGAATTCTCCATTGAATCAAGCGAAGGAAAAGGAACGCTAATTACTGCGGTAAAATGGAAACTTTTCTAG
- a CDS encoding metallophosphoesterase family protein, translated as MKVIVVSDTHGSVEHLPGILERHSHAAAFHCGDFCYPREQAPEFTYVRGNCDSDMDAPEEKVTELGALRIFQTHGHTYGVKQSAMRLRYRAMEEQANLVLFGHTHEITAIQEDGILYVNPGSLLLPRSYFLPTYALLTIEERGGGVQVEVSFRSPEGKKQPKLERTFILPSAVRN; from the coding sequence ATGAAAGTAATCGTGGTAAGTGATACGCATGGAAGCGTAGAGCACCTGCCAGGAATCCTTGAGCGCCATTCCCATGCCGCTGCATTTCACTGTGGGGATTTCTGTTATCCGCGTGAGCAGGCCCCGGAATTTACATATGTTCGAGGCAACTGTGACAGCGATATGGATGCACCTGAAGAGAAAGTAACGGAGCTTGGGGCTCTGCGGATTTTTCAAACGCATGGGCATACATATGGTGTGAAGCAGAGCGCGATGCGTCTACGCTACCGGGCGATGGAGGAACAGGCAAATCTTGTATTATTTGGTCACACTCATGAAATTACAGCGATTCAGGAAGATGGAATTCTATATGTGAATCCGGGTAGCTTACTGTTGCCGCGTTCATATTTTCTACCCACATATGCGCTCCTCACAATCGAAGAAAGAGGGGGTGGCGTGCAGGTGGAAGTTTCTTTCCGTTCTCCGGAGGGAAAGAAACAGCCTAAATTGGAACGTACGTTTATTCTGCCGTCTGCTGTCCGCAATTAG
- a CDS encoding XTP/dITP diphosphatase, giving the protein MHKQAFPWKRIVLATKNKGKIREFSRMFEGFDVEILTIADIPDMPEVIEDGETFEANARKKAETILNFTGLPALADDSGLEVDALGGQPGVYSARFAGPDATDSENNEKLTEMLKGVAEEKRQARFTSVLALAIPGGEILLAKGTCEGIIVLEPRGESGFGYDPHFFLPDKQQTMAELTPEEKNRISHRGAALRKLECLLKERFL; this is encoded by the coding sequence ATGCATAAGCAAGCTTTTCCATGGAAGCGTATTGTTCTCGCCACAAAAAATAAAGGGAAAATCCGCGAATTCAGTCGTATGTTTGAAGGATTTGACGTCGAAATTTTAACGATTGCAGATATACCGGATATGCCCGAGGTAATAGAGGACGGAGAGACGTTCGAAGCGAATGCGAGGAAAAAAGCAGAGACAATCTTAAATTTTACCGGTCTTCCGGCATTGGCCGATGACTCGGGATTGGAAGTAGACGCGCTGGGCGGTCAGCCCGGCGTGTATTCCGCGCGTTTTGCTGGACCTGATGCGACCGATAGTGAGAATAATGAGAAGCTGACGGAAATGCTGAAGGGTGTAGCCGAAGAGAAGCGCCAGGCGCGTTTCACATCGGTGCTTGCGCTTGCCATTCCAGGTGGGGAGATATTGCTTGCCAAAGGAACGTGTGAAGGAATAATTGTGCTTGAACCTAGAGGAGAGAGCGGCTTTGGCTATGATCCGCATTTCTTCCTGCCGGACAAGCAGCAGACGATGGCTGAACTTACTCCAGAAGAAAAGAATCGGATAAGCCATCGAGGCGCGGCGTTGCGTAAGCTGGAGTGCTTGCTTAAGGAGCGTTTCTTATGA
- a CDS encoding STAS domain-containing protein, with protein MNQLPFLVEKEETDKDICVYIHGDLDLASAPQLRETLLPLAEKDKRILRVNLKNLHYMDSTGLGVFVAALKLRKAISGEMYLEEVPEKIQRIFQISGVDQYITIA; from the coding sequence ATGAACCAACTCCCTTTCCTAGTTGAAAAGGAAGAAACGGATAAAGATATCTGCGTATACATCCATGGCGATTTGGACTTGGCTTCTGCTCCGCAGTTGCGTGAGACCCTGCTCCCGCTTGCGGAGAAAGACAAAAGAATTCTGCGGGTCAACCTAAAAAATCTTCATTATATGGACAGTACCGGGCTCGGTGTTTTTGTAGCTGCACTCAAGCTCCGCAAAGCCATTAGTGGAGAAATGTACTTGGAAGAAGTTCCTGAAAAAATCCAGCGAATCTTCCAGATTTCCGGTGTTGACCAGTATATAACCATTGCGTAA
- the rsbW gene encoding anti-sigma B factor RsbW, which produces MPELNDHVKINVPARADYISVIRLTVSGLAYQMGFSYNDIEDIKVALAEACNNVVSHAYKYSEAGDMIVDFHVESDRLKIVVSDEGAAFDAKKLKKEATSLHGKSLDEIDVGGLGIYLMKTLMDEIEYDTGEKGVKVALTKYLKRDEVSESEPNVHQEITQP; this is translated from the coding sequence ATGCCAGAATTGAATGACCACGTGAAAATAAACGTTCCGGCACGCGCCGACTATATAAGCGTAATTCGTTTAACAGTCTCTGGACTCGCTTATCAGATGGGCTTTTCTTACAATGATATTGAAGATATAAAAGTCGCGCTGGCGGAAGCATGTAACAATGTAGTGAGTCACGCTTATAAGTACAGCGAGGCAGGAGATATGATTGTAGACTTTCATGTGGAATCTGATCGTCTGAAAATTGTTGTCAGCGATGAAGGAGCGGCCTTTGATGCGAAAAAGCTGAAAAAGGAAGCTACTTCACTTCATGGAAAAAGTCTTGATGAAATTGATGTCGGTGGACTGGGGATTTATTTAATGAAAACACTCATGGATGAAATTGAGTATGATACCGGAGAGAAGGGGGTTAAAGTAGCACTAACTAAATATCTCAAAAGGGATGAGGTGAGCGAAAGTGAGCCAAACGTCCACCAGGAAATCACTCAACCGTGA
- a CDS encoding SpoIIE family protein phosphatase, protein MYSFQYSIHHTSKKPNTLSGDCYFVKTYDDTALVSIADGLGSGPDARNAAEKIIQEIEKQAQGNGSPLALLKEGNRSLYGSRGSVVGIAMVDIQRQKVSYAGIGNITCLTISPRRKKQYLISNPGFLNGRPFNGTERYLPFHPDDTIILFSDGIELPENWEYIVTSRLAPETIIQRLVKEMRLINDDATLIIGRWHKEKRV, encoded by the coding sequence TTGTACTCTTTTCAGTACAGTATCCATCATACGTCAAAAAAACCAAACACACTCTCAGGGGATTGCTATTTCGTAAAAACATACGACGACACTGCATTGGTCAGTATCGCTGACGGATTAGGTAGCGGGCCTGATGCGAGAAATGCTGCAGAAAAAATCATTCAGGAAATTGAAAAACAAGCACAAGGTAATGGCTCTCCGCTTGCTCTTCTCAAAGAAGGCAATCGTTCCCTTTACGGTTCTCGTGGCTCTGTAGTAGGAATTGCCATGGTAGATATTCAAAGGCAGAAAGTTTCCTATGCAGGAATTGGAAATATTACTTGTCTGACTATATCGCCAAGACGCAAAAAACAATATCTTATCTCAAATCCTGGATTTTTAAATGGACGTCCTTTCAATGGAACAGAGCGATATTTGCCTTTTCATCCGGACGATACAATTATCCTTTTCTCGGATGGAATTGAGCTACCCGAAAACTGGGAATATATTGTTACTAGCAGGCTTGCTCCAGAAACGATTATTCAACGCCTTGTAAAAGAGATGAGACTTATTAACGATGACGCTACGCTCATTATAGGCAGATGGCATAAAGAAAAGAGAGTGTAA
- a CDS encoding exonuclease domain-containing protein codes for MKESNGLFARISQMLARGIGKQHMGMFYGQGGADLRQEAWTRSLLQESQRHANLLQTPLRELVYTSVDIETTGFYPERGAEVISIAAIRMNGREIAHDDLFSVYVRPSGCIPDHITVLTGITEDMVAEAPPLGEVFASFEAFLTNTIVIGYYIGHELKFFNHFLWHSSYQRFTHRTLEMKKVAECLYPQLTEHRMEDVLEWAGISIKNRHHAQSDARMTAKLWSVMQKSLEIHGVQTLADLYVYLTHKGK; via the coding sequence ATGAAAGAATCAAATGGTCTGTTCGCGCGCATCTCCCAAATGCTCGCCCGTGGCATTGGAAAACAGCATATGGGCATGTTCTACGGACAAGGGGGGGCGGATTTGCGTCAGGAAGCCTGGACTCGCTCCCTGCTACAGGAATCCCAACGACATGCTAACCTCCTGCAGACACCTCTGCGAGAGCTCGTCTATACATCGGTTGATATCGAGACGACGGGGTTTTATCCCGAACGCGGAGCTGAAGTGATTTCCATTGCGGCTATACGAATGAACGGCCGAGAGATAGCGCATGACGATCTGTTTTCTGTGTATGTTCGTCCTTCGGGTTGCATTCCGGACCATATAACAGTATTGACAGGAATTACAGAAGATATGGTAGCGGAAGCGCCACCGTTGGGAGAAGTCTTTGCTTCCTTCGAAGCGTTTCTTACTAACACGATTGTAATTGGCTATTATATTGGGCATGAATTAAAGTTTTTTAATCATTTTCTTTGGCATTCCTCTTATCAGAGGTTTACACATCGTACATTGGAGATGAAAAAAGTAGCTGAATGTCTTTATCCGCAACTTACCGAGCATCGGATGGAAGATGTATTGGAGTGGGCAGGTATCTCGATTAAGAACAGGCATCATGCACAAAGCGACGCGAGAATGACAGCGAAATTGTGGTCGGTGATGCAAAAAAGTTTAGAAATTCACGGGGTACAAACGCTGGCAGATTTATATGTATACCTGACTCACAAAGGAAAGTAA
- a CDS encoding GerMN domain-containing protein has product MARRLSLLSAFIGLLFVLSGCGLFGPKDAPSNGEIDPPRLHSQPTAGSEKVDAPPSAPDKKADKPVSTHKVYVLDTDGLVVPWEVELPKSEGTAKQVLNYMVQGSEGEKLLPPGFRAILPKGTKVLGMTIKEGVATVDFSPEFKKYKAEDEQKILEAVTWALTEFEAVKEVNIWINGHPQEVMPVKGTPVSHLNRERGINVEVSDRVKPGQAMAVTLYFQNQMSDKLTYFVPVTRYLPKSDNKGLAVVQELIQGPKTGSPLFSALLPSMNVKSVKQQKDIMVVNFDNKILSYNQGEASSDALESVVLSLTENSDAKKVQIMVEGKNVVKAGNVDYTKPVTRSMITNKEAY; this is encoded by the coding sequence ATGGCACGCAGGTTATCTTTGCTAAGTGCCTTTATTGGTCTTTTATTCGTACTAAGCGGATGCGGGTTATTCGGTCCGAAAGATGCACCAAGCAACGGGGAAATTGATCCGCCTCGCCTGCATTCACAGCCGACTGCGGGAAGTGAAAAAGTCGATGCGCCGCCGTCGGCGCCGGACAAAAAAGCGGACAAACCAGTGAGTACGCATAAAGTGTATGTGCTTGATACGGATGGGCTGGTCGTACCTTGGGAAGTAGAGTTGCCTAAATCTGAAGGAACGGCTAAACAAGTACTGAACTATATGGTACAGGGAAGTGAAGGGGAGAAATTACTTCCACCAGGATTCCGAGCCATCCTGCCTAAAGGGACGAAGGTGCTTGGCATGACGATTAAAGAAGGTGTGGCAACGGTTGATTTCTCCCCTGAATTCAAAAAATATAAAGCGGAAGACGAACAAAAAATTCTTGAAGCGGTCACATGGGCCTTGACGGAATTTGAAGCGGTAAAGGAAGTAAACATCTGGATTAACGGCCATCCGCAGGAAGTCATGCCGGTGAAAGGCACCCCTGTATCGCATTTAAACCGTGAGAGAGGTATCAACGTGGAAGTTTCTGATAGGGTAAAGCCGGGACAGGCGATGGCGGTAACCTTATATTTTCAGAATCAAATGTCTGACAAGCTGACATATTTCGTTCCGGTGACCCGCTATCTTCCAAAATCAGATAACAAAGGATTGGCGGTTGTGCAAGAACTAATTCAAGGACCGAAGACAGGCTCGCCGTTGTTCTCTGCATTGCTTCCTTCCATGAATGTCAAGAGCGTCAAGCAGCAGAAAGATATTATGGTAGTTAATTTTGATAACAAAATTCTATCGTATAACCAGGGAGAAGCAAGTTCAGATGCTTTGGAATCAGTCGTGCTCTCCTTGACTGAAAACTCCGATGCAAAAAAGGTGCAAATTATGGTGGAAGGTAAGAATGTAGTGAAAGCGGGCAATGTCGATTATACGAAGCCGGTGACCCGTTCGATGATTACGAATAAAGAGGCGTATTAA
- a CDS encoding PP2C family protein-serine/threonine phosphatase: MKEYYEKIMLHYLRNPGEHQLYAGQQLSKSLIEKDIPPEDILGLHISIMKENGHVLSEEWERSFQFLMEIMVSFGMAYQERQSLRLKKKQLESEINVAISMQKKLYPPTFDHEFRDLDVGFISTPAREMSGDFYYYTNHGKNKLGILVADIVGKGIPAALCMSMIKYAMDTLENDIKPANMILDYLNRLVLKNADPSLFVTMFYTIYDPLTSVLTYSSAGHEPALYYHAKSKKFADLNTRGLILGVDANVKYEEKALPLETGDFVVLYTDGVTERKGSDAPDDNSILREALVTADLSLPAQDIVNHMYQYAIREKDYQLDDDHTIVMIRKK, encoded by the coding sequence GTGAAGGAGTATTACGAAAAGATTATGCTCCACTATCTGCGAAATCCCGGCGAACACCAGCTATATGCCGGTCAGCAGCTTAGCAAATCGCTCATCGAAAAAGATATTCCACCAGAGGATATTCTGGGCCTTCACATTAGCATTATGAAAGAAAACGGCCATGTTCTATCCGAAGAATGGGAACGTTCCTTTCAATTTCTAATGGAAATCATGGTATCGTTTGGCATGGCATATCAGGAACGACAAAGCCTTAGGCTAAAGAAAAAACAATTAGAGAGCGAAATTAACGTTGCTATCTCTATGCAGAAGAAGTTATATCCGCCTACTTTCGATCACGAATTCCGCGATCTCGACGTAGGCTTCATTAGTACTCCGGCACGCGAAATGTCGGGCGACTTCTATTATTATACGAACCACGGCAAAAATAAATTAGGCATTCTAGTAGCTGACATCGTAGGCAAAGGGATTCCGGCTGCCCTTTGCATGTCGATGATTAAGTATGCAATGGACACACTGGAAAACGATATAAAACCAGCGAATATGATTCTTGACTACCTGAATCGCCTGGTGCTAAAAAATGCTGATCCAAGTTTGTTCGTTACAATGTTTTACACGATTTATGATCCGCTTACTTCCGTTCTTACCTACTCCTCCGCCGGTCATGAACCAGCGCTCTATTACCACGCTAAATCGAAGAAGTTTGCCGATTTAAATACACGGGGCCTGATTTTGGGCGTAGATGCCAACGTGAAATACGAGGAGAAAGCCCTTCCCCTTGAAACAGGGGACTTTGTGGTGTTATATACGGACGGCGTTACCGAACGAAAAGGCTCAGATGCTCCAGACGACAATTCAATTCTCCGAGAAGCGCTTGTCACCGCAGATTTATCGCTTCCGGCCCAAGACATCGTCAATCATATGTATCAGTACGCAATTAGGGAAAAAGATTACCAGTTAGACGATGACCACACAATTGTAATGATTCGTAAAAAATAA
- the racE gene encoding glutamate racemase produces MKQGIGIIDSGVGGLTVAKEVLRQLPREAIYYFGDTARCPYGPRPAEEVRIFSLQMIEFLLRENIKALMIGCNTAAAVVLQEVSEQLDIPVVGVIEPGARTAIKETKTGQVAVIGTEGTIRSEAYAQALKKLNPQIQVTSLACPTLVPLVESGKLHDREGLEIVREALQPLMSGTFDTLILGCTHYPLIAHFIQEVVGNGVKLISSAEEAARELSAVLSFRRMLANGGDTVNPEHRFFASGNSELFMSIAEEWLHIKVWAHQAVLEEKRK; encoded by the coding sequence ATGAAACAAGGAATAGGAATTATTGATTCAGGCGTCGGGGGATTAACCGTCGCTAAAGAAGTGCTTCGCCAGTTGCCGCGTGAAGCAATTTATTATTTCGGAGATACAGCCCGGTGTCCATATGGCCCGAGACCAGCTGAAGAAGTACGTATATTCTCATTGCAGATGATTGAATTTTTGCTCAGAGAGAATATCAAGGCGTTAATGATCGGTTGCAATACAGCAGCTGCGGTCGTACTGCAGGAAGTAAGCGAACAATTGGATATTCCGGTCGTTGGGGTAATTGAGCCTGGAGCCCGTACTGCGATTAAAGAAACAAAGACAGGACAAGTTGCGGTTATTGGAACCGAGGGAACGATTCGGAGCGAGGCATATGCGCAAGCACTGAAGAAGCTGAATCCACAAATTCAAGTGACGAGTCTTGCCTGTCCGACGCTTGTTCCATTAGTGGAAAGCGGGAAGCTACATGACCGCGAAGGACTAGAAATTGTGCGTGAGGCATTGCAACCGCTTATGAGTGGAACGTTTGACACATTAATTCTAGGATGCACGCATTATCCTCTTATTGCGCATTTCATCCAGGAAGTAGTGGGGAACGGAGTAAAGTTGATTAGTTCAGCAGAAGAGGCGGCACGAGAATTAAGCGCTGTCCTTTCCTTTCGGCGTATGCTGGCAAATGGAGGAGATACAGTAAATCCAGAGCATCGTTTTTTTGCAAGCGGCAATTCTGAACTGTTTATGTCCATCGCAGAGGAATGGCTTCATATTAAGGTTTGGGCACATCAAGCCGTCCTTGAAGAGAAGAGAAAATAA
- the rph gene encoding ribonuclease PH — MRNDGREYNQIRPVTITVDYIKHAEGSVLIEVGDTKVICTATIEEKVPPFMRGQGRGWVTAEYSMLPRATESRNVRESSRGKVSGRTQEIQRLIGRALRSVVNLEALGERTIWLDCDVIQADGGTRTASITGAYVAMVSAMGKLIEKQLISRLPVTDFLAAVSVGIVEEKAHLDLCYKEDSQAKVDMNIVMTGQGKYVEIQGTGEEAPFSPEELQELLAYGKKGASDLITVQKEVLGPLGLSIGSTDGETIQNA, encoded by the coding sequence ATGAGAAACGACGGACGGGAATATAACCAAATTCGGCCAGTTACCATTACGGTGGATTATATAAAGCATGCAGAAGGCTCGGTTTTAATCGAGGTTGGGGACACAAAAGTAATTTGTACGGCAACGATAGAAGAAAAAGTCCCTCCGTTCATGCGCGGTCAAGGACGCGGCTGGGTGACGGCAGAATATTCTATGCTGCCTCGTGCTACAGAGAGCCGGAATGTGCGTGAATCGAGTCGCGGTAAGGTAAGCGGTAGGACACAGGAGATTCAGCGCCTTATCGGACGTGCACTTCGCTCTGTGGTGAATTTGGAAGCGCTTGGAGAACGCACAATTTGGCTTGATTGTGACGTAATTCAGGCCGATGGTGGTACGCGCACTGCATCCATTACTGGTGCATATGTAGCAATGGTATCTGCGATGGGCAAGTTGATTGAGAAGCAACTCATCTCCCGCCTTCCGGTAACGGATTTTCTTGCGGCAGTTAGTGTTGGGATTGTGGAAGAGAAAGCCCACCTTGACCTTTGCTATAAGGAAGACTCGCAGGCTAAAGTTGATATGAATATTGTCATGACTGGACAGGGCAAGTACGTCGAGATTCAGGGTACAGGAGAAGAAGCGCCATTCAGTCCAGAAGAACTGCAGGAATTATTGGCGTATGGAAAGAAGGGTGCTTCAGATTTAATTACGGTACAAAAAGAAGTGCTAGGTCCGCTTGGACTATCAATTGGAAGCACGGACGGGGAGACGATTCAAAATGCATAA
- a CDS encoding DUF5665 domain-containing protein encodes MSKLNVKTRGRTSSPATPQHDPIEEKYYDKLAWLADRTEKSRITDFIENYQKPGRVIWINMLAGVSRGVGMTIGTAIIIAIAVYVLSFFVSMPLVGEYIAQLLDWVNTFKQAK; translated from the coding sequence GTGTCCAAGCTTAATGTAAAAACAAGGGGAAGAACTTCTTCTCCTGCGACTCCTCAACATGATCCAATCGAAGAGAAATATTATGATAAATTGGCGTGGCTTGCAGATCGGACAGAGAAAAGCCGCATTACTGATTTTATTGAGAATTATCAGAAGCCCGGACGCGTCATATGGATTAATATGTTGGCCGGTGTCTCACGCGGCGTCGGAATGACGATCGGTACAGCGATCATTATTGCTATTGCTGTTTATGTCCTTAGTTTCTTTGTTTCCATGCCGCTTGTCGGTGAGTATATCGCTCAGCTTCTTGATTGGGTCAATACATTCAAACAGGCTAAATAA